A stretch of the Corynebacterium maris DSM 45190 genome encodes the following:
- the nrdD gene encoding anaerobic ribonucleoside-triphosphate reductase, translating into MTAPVTPAAALSPATEDLARTIAVRKKDGRTVAYRPRKILNDLNSAERVFGVEFHASKAQLVETVTRRAAEHRTIDGAELFRIVEDVLAQAPAVLAAFREYKRRQDELIADSTDVARAIARVVEGDAKVLAENGNKDARTFTTQREILAGSVTKAKGLQLLPTDIRRAHIKGLIHVHDLDRSPFAAMPNCSLPDFEYLLSNGFVLGNARIEPPRSIGVATTLLVQLLGAISGEQYGGISIHEIDKLLEPYAEMTLEKNRALFHDAGAPDADGCAKKKTVKDIYDAMQAFEYQVNTLTTAAAQTPFTSISLGMGTSWCAREIQQAILAVREKGMSGETAIFPKILFFVDEGINLAPGDPNYDVKQDAMRCSMRRIYPDLISVPRIREEKGGQLITPMGCRSFLHPWTNADGEHELVGRNNLGVVSINLPRIAVAAEGSLEDFFAGLDEAMDLTVRALKIREDVVLSADLDNAPVMYTQGGMGDPTGKTSVRDFYTGENHKRSSISMGYIGVHNAMVALTGQRRWHDNAEHRALSRRILERMNTRVDAAQADFHARMSVYATPSESLCDRFAELDRARFGEIAGVNDTEYYENSFHFPSHLDTNPVAKIRFEAEYMPLTPGGFMYYVEAPNLLANPAAFEAIWDEAFDHVGYFGINSPVDACFVCDFEGEFRCDADGYVCPGCGNRDESQASVTRRLCGYLGAPMKRPVVAGKQSEITARVKHM; encoded by the coding sequence ATGACCGCGCCCGTCACCCCAGCCGCCGCCCTGTCCCCGGCCACCGAGGACCTCGCCCGCACGATCGCCGTGCGCAAGAAGGACGGCCGTACCGTGGCGTATCGCCCGCGCAAGATCCTCAACGACCTGAACTCCGCCGAGCGCGTGTTCGGCGTCGAGTTCCACGCGTCGAAGGCCCAGCTCGTGGAGACCGTAACCCGGCGCGCCGCGGAACACCGCACGATCGACGGCGCCGAACTCTTTCGCATCGTGGAGGACGTGTTGGCGCAGGCCCCGGCGGTGTTGGCCGCCTTCCGTGAGTACAAGCGTCGTCAAGATGAGTTGATCGCCGATTCCACGGACGTGGCGCGCGCGATCGCCCGGGTCGTGGAGGGCGATGCCAAGGTGCTGGCGGAAAACGGCAACAAGGACGCACGCACCTTCACCACGCAGCGGGAGATCCTCGCTGGCTCGGTGACCAAGGCGAAAGGACTGCAGCTGCTGCCGACGGACATTCGTCGCGCGCACATCAAGGGCCTGATCCACGTCCACGACCTAGATCGCTCGCCGTTTGCGGCGATGCCGAACTGCTCGCTGCCGGATTTTGAGTACTTGCTGAGCAACGGCTTCGTCCTCGGCAACGCGCGGATCGAGCCGCCGCGCTCGATCGGGGTGGCGACGACGTTGCTGGTGCAGCTGCTGGGCGCGATCAGCGGGGAGCAGTACGGCGGCATCTCGATCCACGAGATCGACAAGCTGCTCGAGCCGTACGCCGAGATGACCCTGGAGAAGAACCGGGCGCTGTTTCACGACGCCGGGGCGCCGGACGCGGACGGGTGCGCGAAGAAAAAGACGGTCAAGGACATCTACGACGCCATGCAGGCCTTCGAATATCAGGTCAACACCCTGACCACCGCGGCGGCACAAACCCCGTTCACCTCCATCTCCTTAGGCATGGGCACGTCCTGGTGCGCACGCGAAATCCAGCAGGCGATCCTTGCGGTCCGGGAGAAGGGCATGAGCGGGGAGACCGCCATCTTCCCGAAGATCCTCTTCTTCGTCGACGAAGGAATCAACCTCGCCCCGGGCGACCCGAACTACGACGTCAAGCAGGACGCGATGCGCTGCTCCATGCGCCGCATCTACCCGGACCTGATCTCTGTGCCGCGCATCCGGGAGGAGAAGGGCGGGCAGCTGATCACCCCGATGGGGTGCCGCTCTTTCCTGCACCCGTGGACCAACGCCGATGGCGAGCACGAACTCGTGGGCCGCAACAACCTGGGCGTGGTCTCGATCAACCTGCCGCGCATCGCCGTCGCCGCCGAAGGATCCCTCGAGGACTTCTTCGCCGGCCTGGACGAGGCCATGGACCTGACGGTGCGCGCGTTGAAGATCCGCGAGGACGTCGTGCTCTCCGCCGACCTGGACAACGCGCCGGTGATGTACACCCAGGGCGGCATGGGCGACCCGACCGGCAAGACCAGCGTGCGCGACTTCTACACCGGCGAGAATCACAAACGCTCCTCGATCTCCATGGGCTATATCGGCGTCCACAACGCCATGGTCGCGCTGACGGGGCAGCGGCGCTGGCACGACAACGCCGAGCACCGCGCCCTGTCACGTCGCATCCTGGAGCGCATGAACACGCGCGTCGACGCCGCCCAGGCGGACTTCCACGCCCGCATGTCCGTCTACGCCACCCCGTCGGAGTCCCTCTGCGACCGCTTCGCCGAACTCGACCGCGCCCGCTTCGGCGAGATCGCCGGCGTCAACGACACCGAGTACTACGAAAACTCCTTCCACTTCCCGAGCCACCTGGACACCAACCCGGTGGCCAAGATCCGCTTCGAAGCCGAGTACATGCCCCTGACCCCGGGCGGGTTCATGTACTACGTCGAAGCGCCGAACCTGCTGGCCAACCCCGCCGCCTTCGAGGCCATCTGGGACGAGGCCTTCGACCACGTCGGCTACTTCGGGATCAACTCGCCGGTGGACGCCTGCTTCGTCTGCGACTTCGAGGGCGAATTCCGCTGCGACGCCGACGGCTACGTGTGCCCCGGCTGCGGCAACCGCGACGAGTCCCAGGCCTCGGTCACCCGCCGGTTGTGCGGCTACCTCGGGGCGCCGATGAAGCGTCCCGTGGTCGCCGGCAAGCAGTCCGAGATCACCGCCCGCGTCAAGCACATGTAG
- the orn gene encoding oligoribonuclease translates to MTPDTPAKDDRLVWIDLEMTGLDLDKHVIVEVAALITDAHLNILGEGVDLVVHTSEENLAHMDDFVTKMHATSGLTDQIRSSTVTIAEAEDAVLALIEKHCHPEHPAPLAGNSIATDRAFIRKEMPRLDAALHYRMVDVSSVKELARRWFPKAYYNQPDKGMSHRALADIVESIRELDYYRRTVFVDVPGPASPEAQEAKQASTDAFQEHFE, encoded by the coding sequence ATGACCCCGGACACGCCCGCAAAAGACGACCGCCTCGTCTGGATCGACCTCGAAATGACCGGCCTGGACCTGGACAAGCACGTCATCGTCGAAGTCGCGGCGCTGATCACCGACGCCCACCTGAACATCCTCGGCGAAGGCGTCGACCTCGTCGTCCACACCAGCGAAGAGAACCTCGCCCACATGGACGACTTCGTCACCAAAATGCACGCCACCAGCGGGCTCACCGACCAGATCCGCTCCTCCACCGTCACCATCGCAGAGGCCGAGGACGCCGTCCTTGCCCTGATCGAAAAGCACTGCCATCCCGAGCATCCCGCGCCTTTGGCCGGCAACTCGATCGCCACCGACCGCGCCTTCATCCGCAAGGAGATGCCGCGCCTGGACGCCGCCCTGCACTACCGCATGGTCGACGTCTCCTCGGTCAAGGAACTGGCCCGCCGCTGGTTCCCGAAGGCGTACTACAACCAGCCCGACAAGGGGATGTCGCACCGCGCGCTGGCCGATATCGTCGAATCCATCCGCGAACTCGACTACTACCGACGCACCGTCTTCGTCGACGTCCCCGGGCCCGCCTCCCCGGAGGCGCAGGAGGCCAAGCAGGCGTCGACCGACGCTTTCCAGGAGCACTTTGAGTAA
- a CDS encoding acyltransferase family protein, translating to MSARSHTYRWDLNGLRGVAIGLVVLFHVFGDRVSGGVDVFLLLSGYFFLGSQLRYATRRNASLNPWWPIWRTLRRLIPSLAVVLATTVALVFWLAPHLMSPELAKQLPASLFHYLNWELIRQDADYAAASADTSPLQHLWSMSVQGQFYLVAIFFALGFAVLVRRRGWDDARVRRVAGPILIGLTALSFAWACRGGLIGTPANYYSTFSRMWELTLGAVLALYLPYLRIPQRLAGPATAVGLAMIALTGFLIPVSLAFPGPAALLPIGGAVLIIAGGGDNATSRFLAARPATWLGGVAYPLYLWHWPLLIILTTATGNQTPPLWLGVAVIALSLVLADLTHRFVETPLTQRSRRPTRDQKPMRSALRSLRDRPGQRRAASGAVVSMIVVALLSVSPVYASYLTSLDNQESSPTLHPGAAALDGPAAPDWAPLQPDPAFVAGIRPAPTVDKCMIHRGAPVDRFADEECVYGDPAAEATVVLAGGSHAETWMTPLDELGRAHGFRVVPLLRQACPVVLGEHYGVSDDCAAWSEGAVERILELDPDVVISTTTRPIHSGGPGPDLVPAGYENFWRTLDEHGVTFFGLRDNPWVHGRDQGVPDANRCLLNHAAGGATFVDDPDPLIACAVPRAETYAPVDPAAAVLAQYPSAVAVDTADWFCGPELCLPAIGNVPVYRDDDHVSNAYAATLADLLWERLRPALGR from the coding sequence ATGTCTGCCCGTTCACATACCTACCGGTGGGACCTCAACGGGCTCCGTGGCGTCGCCATCGGACTGGTGGTCTTATTCCACGTCTTCGGTGACCGTGTCTCCGGCGGCGTGGACGTCTTTCTCCTGCTGTCCGGGTACTTCTTCCTCGGCTCGCAGCTGCGCTACGCCACCCGTCGCAACGCTTCCCTCAACCCCTGGTGGCCCATCTGGCGCACCCTCCGGCGCCTGATCCCCAGCCTGGCGGTGGTGCTGGCCACGACCGTCGCGCTGGTCTTCTGGCTGGCCCCGCACTTGATGAGCCCCGAGCTGGCCAAACAACTGCCCGCCAGCCTCTTCCACTACCTGAACTGGGAGTTGATTCGCCAGGACGCGGACTACGCGGCCGCCTCCGCCGACACCTCCCCGCTGCAGCACCTGTGGTCGATGTCGGTGCAGGGACAGTTCTACCTCGTCGCCATCTTCTTCGCCCTGGGATTCGCCGTGCTCGTGCGCCGCCGGGGCTGGGACGACGCCCGGGTGCGCCGGGTCGCGGGCCCGATCCTGATCGGCCTCACCGCGCTGTCCTTTGCCTGGGCCTGCCGGGGCGGGCTGATCGGCACGCCCGCGAACTACTATTCGACGTTCTCGCGCATGTGGGAGCTGACCCTGGGCGCGGTGCTGGCGCTGTACCTGCCATACCTGCGGATCCCGCAGCGACTGGCGGGCCCGGCCACCGCCGTCGGCCTGGCCATGATCGCGCTCACCGGCTTCCTCATCCCGGTGTCCCTGGCGTTCCCGGGTCCGGCGGCACTGCTGCCGATCGGCGGCGCCGTGCTCATCATCGCCGGTGGCGGCGACAACGCGACGTCCCGGTTCCTGGCCGCCCGCCCCGCGACCTGGCTGGGTGGGGTGGCCTATCCGCTGTACCTGTGGCATTGGCCGCTGCTGATCATCCTGACCACCGCGACGGGCAACCAGACCCCGCCGCTGTGGCTGGGCGTGGCGGTCATCGCCCTGTCGCTGGTGTTGGCGGACCTGACCCACCGTTTCGTGGAAACGCCGCTGACCCAACGCTCCCGCCGCCCCACGCGCGACCAAAAACCCATGCGCTCCGCCCTGCGGTCGCTGCGGGACCGGCCCGGTCAGCGCCGCGCGGCCAGCGGCGCCGTGGTCAGCATGATCGTCGTCGCGCTGCTGAGCGTCAGCCCCGTCTACGCCTCGTATCTGACGAGCCTGGACAACCAGGAATCCAGCCCGACGCTGCACCCCGGCGCCGCGGCGCTGGACGGCCCCGCCGCGCCCGACTGGGCGCCGCTCCAGCCGGACCCGGCCTTCGTCGCCGGCATCCGGCCCGCGCCCACCGTGGACAAGTGCATGATCCACCGGGGCGCACCCGTGGACCGCTTCGCCGACGAGGAGTGTGTCTACGGCGACCCCGCGGCCGAGGCCACGGTGGTGCTCGCCGGCGGATCCCACGCGGAGACCTGGATGACGCCGCTCGATGAGCTCGGCCGTGCCCACGGCTTCCGGGTGGTGCCGCTCCTGCGGCAGGCCTGCCCGGTCGTGCTCGGTGAGCACTACGGCGTCAGCGACGACTGCGCCGCCTGGTCGGAGGGGGCGGTCGAGCGCATCCTCGAGCTGGACCCAGACGTGGTGATCTCCACGACGACCCGGCCGATCCACTCCGGCGGCCCTGGCCCCGACCTGGTGCCCGCCGGCTACGAGAACTTCTGGCGGACACTGGACGAGCACGGCGTGACCTTCTTCGGCCTGCGCGACAATCCGTGGGTGCACGGGCGCGATCAGGGCGTGCCCGACGCCAACCGGTGCCTGCTCAACCACGCCGCCGGCGGCGCCACGTTCGTCGACGACCCCGATCCGCTGATCGCCTGCGCCGTGCCGCGCGCCGAAACCTACGCGCCGGTGGATCCGGCCGCCGCCGTGCTGGCGCAGTACCCGTCGGCGGTCGCGGTGGACACCGCGGACTGGTTCTGCGGGCCGGAACTCTGCCTGCCGGCCATCGGCAACGTCCCCGTCTACCGCGACGACGACCACGTCTCCAACGCGTATGCGGCCACGCTCGCCGACCTGCTGTGGGAGCGGTTGCGGCCGGCGCTGGGGCGGTAG
- the nrdG gene encoding anaerobic ribonucleoside-triphosphate reductase activating protein encodes MYRAPNTPAERLTTIARADQRSRTWAQIDVMRIADYKPFQVLDGEGLRCSLYVSYCPFHCLGCYNKAAQKKGYGFAYTAELEERILRDLAEPHVAGLTLVGGEPFLSAKHLLGLVRRIRTELPGKTVWSYSGYTWETLQIFDDERRDLLRELDVLIDGQFIAEERDEARLPTFAGSSNQRLIDVPASLADGVVVDYEAAVVPGKTGR; translated from the coding sequence ATGTACCGCGCGCCAAACACCCCCGCCGAACGCTTGACGACGATCGCCCGCGCCGATCAACGCTCCCGCACCTGGGCACAAATCGACGTTATGCGCATCGCCGACTACAAGCCTTTCCAGGTCCTCGACGGCGAAGGCCTGCGCTGCTCGCTGTATGTCTCGTACTGCCCGTTTCACTGCCTCGGCTGTTACAACAAGGCCGCGCAGAAGAAGGGCTACGGGTTCGCCTACACCGCGGAGCTGGAGGAACGCATCCTGCGGGATCTCGCCGAACCACATGTGGCCGGCCTGACGCTGGTCGGCGGCGAGCCGTTCCTCTCCGCGAAGCATCTGCTTGGCCTGGTGCGCCGCATCCGCACCGAGCTGCCGGGCAAGACCGTCTGGTCCTACTCCGGCTACACGTGGGAAACCCTGCAGATCTTTGACGACGAGCGCCGCGATCTGCTCCGCGAACTCGACGTGCTCATCGACGGCCAGTTCATCGCCGAAGAGCGCGACGAAGCACGCTTGCCGACGTTCGCCGGATCTTCCAACCAGCGCCTCATCGACGTGCCCGCCTCCTTGGCCGACGGCGTCGTCGTGGACTATGAGGCGGCGGTAGTGCCGGGGAAGACCGGTCGGTAG
- a CDS encoding NAD(P)H-binding protein, whose product MSNVAPPPTTLAIVGATGSNGRLAVAHALDHGLQVRAVNRSTRRARRVLGGHLDDPNLTLHEADATDARQLAPVVDGVDAVVLAHGNDAEPESNYRVIATAVETLPAGTPVSLMSAIAVTQDIPAFSEILEWRRRGERLLRASALRHTIIRPGWFDGHSPGDDRPEFEQGDATPLSAMRGVRRRHIAAALVEAVCTPAAAGRTLELFSGPGEPVDDWPEAFATLEADTSDRLDGVHDPTGLPLSGEPASVREDLRKHGV is encoded by the coding sequence TTGAGTAACGTCGCACCACCTCCCACCACCCTCGCGATCGTCGGCGCCACCGGCTCCAACGGCCGACTCGCCGTCGCCCACGCGCTCGACCACGGCCTGCAGGTGCGCGCCGTCAACCGCTCCACCCGCCGCGCCCGGCGCGTGCTCGGCGGCCACCTCGATGACCCGAACCTGACGCTGCACGAGGCCGACGCCACCGACGCCCGCCAGCTCGCGCCGGTAGTCGACGGCGTAGACGCGGTGGTGCTCGCGCACGGCAACGACGCCGAACCGGAGAGCAACTACCGGGTCATCGCCACAGCCGTCGAGACGCTGCCGGCGGGCACGCCCGTGTCGCTGATGTCCGCGATCGCCGTCACCCAGGACATCCCCGCGTTCTCTGAGATCCTCGAGTGGCGCCGCCGCGGCGAGCGGTTGTTGCGCGCCTCCGCGCTGCGGCACACGATCATCCGGCCCGGCTGGTTCGACGGCCACTCCCCCGGCGACGACCGCCCCGAATTCGAGCAGGGTGACGCCACTCCACTGAGCGCCATGCGCGGGGTGCGACGCCGCCACATCGCGGCCGCGTTGGTGGAGGCGGTGTGCACGCCCGCCGCGGCCGGTCGCACGCTGGAGCTGTTTTCCGGCCCCGGCGAGCCCGTCGACGACTGGCCGGAGGCGTTCGCCACCCTCGAGGCCGATACGTCGGACCGGCTGGACGGCGTGCACGACCCGACCGGGCTGCCGCTGTCCGGGGAACCCGCCTCCGTACGGGAAGATCTCCGGAAACACGGCGTCTAG
- a CDS encoding MsnO8 family LLM class oxidoreductase has protein sequence MRFSVLDRANTIAGLSESETLRGVIEHARSVEKLGFERFLVAEHHAVPGIPGSQPAVLAAAVAAQTSDIRVGTGGIMLPNRQPLLAAEQIATLEALFPGRIDAGVGNSVGFTAPVRRALRQGDPRELKGRYRDDLVEMLSYLDGTAEVTARPLNDARTPVWILAGFKSVALAAELGLGVIIGGPSLVAGEGDSHQGLDYYRKNFRPSAFAPEPKVIVSLDVAVADTTDAARDLLLPETWAATLSRRTGTFDYLEPVGELDEAALSTQDRGRLADRLSAAVYGTPPEVGERLGEIARYTGADEVLVTGGMSDVDGRARSEELLAQL, from the coding sequence ATGCGCTTTTCTGTTCTGGACCGGGCCAACACGATTGCGGGCCTCAGTGAATCGGAGACCCTCCGCGGGGTGATCGAGCACGCCCGGAGCGTCGAAAAGCTGGGGTTCGAGCGCTTCCTCGTCGCCGAGCACCACGCCGTGCCGGGGATCCCGGGCTCGCAGCCGGCGGTGCTCGCCGCGGCGGTGGCGGCGCAGACCTCGGACATTCGCGTCGGCACCGGCGGGATCATGCTGCCGAACCGTCAGCCGCTGCTGGCCGCGGAGCAGATCGCCACCTTGGAGGCGCTGTTTCCCGGCCGCATCGACGCCGGCGTCGGCAACTCCGTCGGCTTCACCGCCCCGGTACGCAGGGCGCTGCGCCAGGGCGATCCCCGCGAGCTCAAGGGGCGCTACCGCGACGACCTCGTCGAGATGCTCAGCTACCTCGACGGCACCGCGGAGGTCACCGCCCGACCGCTGAACGACGCCCGCACCCCCGTCTGGATCCTCGCCGGATTCAAGTCGGTGGCCCTGGCCGCGGAACTCGGCCTCGGCGTCATCATCGGCGGGCCCTCCCTGGTGGCGGGGGAGGGCGACTCCCACCAGGGGCTGGATTACTACCGGAAGAACTTCCGCCCGAGCGCCTTCGCCCCGGAGCCGAAGGTGATCGTCTCCCTCGACGTCGCGGTCGCCGACACCACCGACGCCGCCCGCGACCTGCTGCTGCCCGAGACCTGGGCGGCCACGCTGTCGCGGCGCACGGGCACCTTCGATTACCTGGAGCCGGTGGGCGAGCTGGACGAGGCCGCGCTGTCGACGCAAGACCGCGGGCGCCTGGCGGACCGGCTGTCGGCGGCCGTCTACGGCACCCCGCCGGAAGTGGGGGAGCGGCTGGGTGAGATCGCGCGTTACACCGGGGCCGACGAAGTGCTGGTCACCGGCGGCATGAGCGATGTGGATGGACGGGCGCGCTCGGAGGAGTTGCTGGCGCAGCTCTGA